Proteins encoded together in one Hevea brasiliensis isolate MT/VB/25A 57/8 chromosome 16, ASM3005281v1, whole genome shotgun sequence window:
- the LOC110669887 gene encoding zinc finger CCCH domain-containing protein 48 isoform X1: MVSSVHPTIVFCLSSMDAKIATIHSRLGGGPARNNVVCRYWMMGKCNRNPCRFMHRELPPPNVYRRTSEQPNLLRKEQSIRSPSHGLKNSLALSDGSEVKTAQNSTNHVIKDPPRKRPNPGNSLASNSGGGGGGSEYKCTRESSSSGTKAMNLEKIKPSSNSSVLVVEGNASEEKTVECSKKACENWMSDKCDKEDGCQFLHSWFYGDWFSTLAKLKGHIQAVSGIALPSRSDKLFSSSSDGTVHVWDCNTGQSTRVINVGVKIGALISEGPWIFVGLPNIVKAWNIETAAEFNLDGPVGQVNAIAVADVVDMLFAGAQDGAILAWKGSAKNPNPFELASSMKGHTSAVICLTIGRNRLYSGSVDNTIRAWDLDTLQCVHTLSGHKDAVTSLICWDQYLLSCSLDKTIKAWAFTEEGNLDVIYTHNEEHGAIALCGMPDAEAKPILLCSCSDNTVYLYELPTFIERGRIFSKSEVRTIQTGPGGLFFTGDGIGTLDVWKLTESHGRAMEIA, encoded by the exons ATGGTATCGTCTGTTCATCCTACTATTGTGTTTTGTCTTTCTAGCATGGATGCGAAGATTGCGACCATTCATTCACGACTTGGAGGAGGACCTGCGCGCAACAATGTTGTTTGTCGTTACTGGATGATGGGAAAGTGTAATAGGAACCCCTGTAGGTTCATGCACAGAGAATTGCCACCTCCTAATGTTTATCGAAGAACATCTGAGCAACCCAATCTTTTACGGAAGGAACAATCGATTAGGAGCCCTAGCCATGGCCTCAAAAATTCATTGGCAttgagtgatggatctgaagttaAAACTGCTCAGAATAGCACCAATCATGTTATTAAGGATCCACCTAGGAAACGCCCCAATCCTGGGAATTCTTTGGCTTCAAatagtggaggtggaggtggtgggtCTGAATATAAATGCACTCGTGAGAGCTCCAGTTCTGGCACTAAGGCAATGAATTTGGAGAAGATAAAACCATCCTCTAATTCATCAGTTCTGGTTGTTGAAGGCAATGCTTCTGAAGAAAAAACTGTTGAGTGCTCAAAAAAGGCATGTGAGAACTGGATGTCAGACAAATGTGATAAAGAAGATGGGTGCCAGTTCTTGCATTCATGGTTTTATGGGGATTGGTTTTCGACATTGGCAAAACTCAAGGGGCACATACAG GCTGTCTCTGGGATTGCTCTTCCATCAAGATCTGACAAGCTTTTCTCGAGTAGTAGTGATGGAACAGTACATGTTTGGGATTGCAATACTGGTCAATCAACAAGAGTGATAAATGTTGGTGTCAAAATTGGGGCTTTAATCAGTGAAGGCCCCTGGATATTTGTAGGCTTGCCAAATATTGTTAAG GCATGGAACATTGAGACAGCTGCTGAATTTAATCTCGATGGGCCAGTTGGGCAAGTTAATGCTATAGCTGTAGCTGATGTTGTTGATATGCTTTTTGCGGGGGCACAG GATGGTGCCATTTTGGCTTGGAAAGGGAGTGCTAAGAACCCAAATCCTTTTGAACTGGCCTCATCTATGAAAGGTCACACCAGTGCTGTTATATGCTTGACCATTGGAAGAAATAGGCTATACTCTGGTTCTGTGGACAATACTATAAGG GCGTGGGACCTCGACACTTTACAGTGTGTTCATACATTAAGTGGTCATAAAGATGCTGTAACGTCTCTTATTTGTTGGGATCAATATCTACTGTCTTGTTCATTAGACAAGACAATAAAAGCATGGGCTTTTACTGAAGAGGGTAACTTGGACGTGATTTACACACATAATGAGGAACAT GGCGCTATTGCTCTTTGTGGGATGCCTGATGCAGAAGCAAAACCAATTTTGCTTTGCTCTTGCAGTGACAATACTGTTTACCTGTACGAACTGCCAAC ATTCATTGAGAGGGGCAGGATTTTTTCGAAAAGCGAAGTGAGAACAATTCAGACGGGTCCTGGAGGTCTCTTTTTTACTGGTGATGGAATTGGAACGCTGGACGTTTGGAAGTTGACAGAATCACATGGAAGAGCTATGGAAATAGCATGA
- the LOC110669887 gene encoding zinc finger CCCH domain-containing protein 48 isoform X3 yields MVSSVHPTIVFCLSSMDAKIATIHSRLGGGPARNNVVCRYWMMGKCNRNPCRFMHRELPPPNVYRRTSEQPNLLRKEQSIRSPSHGLKNSLALSDGSEVKTAQNSTNHVIKDPPRKRPNPGNSLASNSGGGGGGSEYKCTRESSSSGTKAMNLEKIKPSSNSSVLVVEGNASEEKTVECSKKACENWMSDKCDKEDGCQFLHSWFYGDWFSTLAKLKGHIQAVSGIALPSRSDKLFSSSSDGTVHVWDCNTGQSTRVINVGVKIGALISEGPWIFVGLPNIVKDGAILAWKGSAKNPNPFELASSMKGHTSAVICLTIGRNRLYSGSVDNTIRAWDLDTLQCVHTLSGHKDAVTSLICWDQYLLSCSLDKTIKAWAFTEEGNLDVIYTHNEEHGAIALCGMPDAEAKPILLCSCSDNTVYLYELPTFIERGRIFSKSEVRTIQTGPGGLFFTGDGIGTLDVWKLTESHGRAMEIA; encoded by the exons ATGGTATCGTCTGTTCATCCTACTATTGTGTTTTGTCTTTCTAGCATGGATGCGAAGATTGCGACCATTCATTCACGACTTGGAGGAGGACCTGCGCGCAACAATGTTGTTTGTCGTTACTGGATGATGGGAAAGTGTAATAGGAACCCCTGTAGGTTCATGCACAGAGAATTGCCACCTCCTAATGTTTATCGAAGAACATCTGAGCAACCCAATCTTTTACGGAAGGAACAATCGATTAGGAGCCCTAGCCATGGCCTCAAAAATTCATTGGCAttgagtgatggatctgaagttaAAACTGCTCAGAATAGCACCAATCATGTTATTAAGGATCCACCTAGGAAACGCCCCAATCCTGGGAATTCTTTGGCTTCAAatagtggaggtggaggtggtgggtCTGAATATAAATGCACTCGTGAGAGCTCCAGTTCTGGCACTAAGGCAATGAATTTGGAGAAGATAAAACCATCCTCTAATTCATCAGTTCTGGTTGTTGAAGGCAATGCTTCTGAAGAAAAAACTGTTGAGTGCTCAAAAAAGGCATGTGAGAACTGGATGTCAGACAAATGTGATAAAGAAGATGGGTGCCAGTTCTTGCATTCATGGTTTTATGGGGATTGGTTTTCGACATTGGCAAAACTCAAGGGGCACATACAG GCTGTCTCTGGGATTGCTCTTCCATCAAGATCTGACAAGCTTTTCTCGAGTAGTAGTGATGGAACAGTACATGTTTGGGATTGCAATACTGGTCAATCAACAAGAGTGATAAATGTTGGTGTCAAAATTGGGGCTTTAATCAGTGAAGGCCCCTGGATATTTGTAGGCTTGCCAAATATTGTTAAG GATGGTGCCATTTTGGCTTGGAAAGGGAGTGCTAAGAACCCAAATCCTTTTGAACTGGCCTCATCTATGAAAGGTCACACCAGTGCTGTTATATGCTTGACCATTGGAAGAAATAGGCTATACTCTGGTTCTGTGGACAATACTATAAGG GCGTGGGACCTCGACACTTTACAGTGTGTTCATACATTAAGTGGTCATAAAGATGCTGTAACGTCTCTTATTTGTTGGGATCAATATCTACTGTCTTGTTCATTAGACAAGACAATAAAAGCATGGGCTTTTACTGAAGAGGGTAACTTGGACGTGATTTACACACATAATGAGGAACAT GGCGCTATTGCTCTTTGTGGGATGCCTGATGCAGAAGCAAAACCAATTTTGCTTTGCTCTTGCAGTGACAATACTGTTTACCTGTACGAACTGCCAAC ATTCATTGAGAGGGGCAGGATTTTTTCGAAAAGCGAAGTGAGAACAATTCAGACGGGTCCTGGAGGTCTCTTTTTTACTGGTGATGGAATTGGAACGCTGGACGTTTGGAAGTTGACAGAATCACATGGAAGAGCTATGGAAATAGCATGA
- the LOC110669887 gene encoding zinc finger CCCH domain-containing protein 48 isoform X2, whose translation MDAKIATIHSRLGGGPARNNVVCRYWMMGKCNRNPCRFMHRELPPPNVYRRTSEQPNLLRKEQSIRSPSHGLKNSLALSDGSEVKTAQNSTNHVIKDPPRKRPNPGNSLASNSGGGGGGSEYKCTRESSSSGTKAMNLEKIKPSSNSSVLVVEGNASEEKTVECSKKACENWMSDKCDKEDGCQFLHSWFYGDWFSTLAKLKGHIQAVSGIALPSRSDKLFSSSSDGTVHVWDCNTGQSTRVINVGVKIGALISEGPWIFVGLPNIVKAWNIETAAEFNLDGPVGQVNAIAVADVVDMLFAGAQDGAILAWKGSAKNPNPFELASSMKGHTSAVICLTIGRNRLYSGSVDNTIRAWDLDTLQCVHTLSGHKDAVTSLICWDQYLLSCSLDKTIKAWAFTEEGNLDVIYTHNEEHGAIALCGMPDAEAKPILLCSCSDNTVYLYELPTFIERGRIFSKSEVRTIQTGPGGLFFTGDGIGTLDVWKLTESHGRAMEIA comes from the exons ATGGATGCGAAGATTGCGACCATTCATTCACGACTTGGAGGAGGACCTGCGCGCAACAATGTTGTTTGTCGTTACTGGATGATGGGAAAGTGTAATAGGAACCCCTGTAGGTTCATGCACAGAGAATTGCCACCTCCTAATGTTTATCGAAGAACATCTGAGCAACCCAATCTTTTACGGAAGGAACAATCGATTAGGAGCCCTAGCCATGGCCTCAAAAATTCATTGGCAttgagtgatggatctgaagttaAAACTGCTCAGAATAGCACCAATCATGTTATTAAGGATCCACCTAGGAAACGCCCCAATCCTGGGAATTCTTTGGCTTCAAatagtggaggtggaggtggtgggtCTGAATATAAATGCACTCGTGAGAGCTCCAGTTCTGGCACTAAGGCAATGAATTTGGAGAAGATAAAACCATCCTCTAATTCATCAGTTCTGGTTGTTGAAGGCAATGCTTCTGAAGAAAAAACTGTTGAGTGCTCAAAAAAGGCATGTGAGAACTGGATGTCAGACAAATGTGATAAAGAAGATGGGTGCCAGTTCTTGCATTCATGGTTTTATGGGGATTGGTTTTCGACATTGGCAAAACTCAAGGGGCACATACAG GCTGTCTCTGGGATTGCTCTTCCATCAAGATCTGACAAGCTTTTCTCGAGTAGTAGTGATGGAACAGTACATGTTTGGGATTGCAATACTGGTCAATCAACAAGAGTGATAAATGTTGGTGTCAAAATTGGGGCTTTAATCAGTGAAGGCCCCTGGATATTTGTAGGCTTGCCAAATATTGTTAAG GCATGGAACATTGAGACAGCTGCTGAATTTAATCTCGATGGGCCAGTTGGGCAAGTTAATGCTATAGCTGTAGCTGATGTTGTTGATATGCTTTTTGCGGGGGCACAG GATGGTGCCATTTTGGCTTGGAAAGGGAGTGCTAAGAACCCAAATCCTTTTGAACTGGCCTCATCTATGAAAGGTCACACCAGTGCTGTTATATGCTTGACCATTGGAAGAAATAGGCTATACTCTGGTTCTGTGGACAATACTATAAGG GCGTGGGACCTCGACACTTTACAGTGTGTTCATACATTAAGTGGTCATAAAGATGCTGTAACGTCTCTTATTTGTTGGGATCAATATCTACTGTCTTGTTCATTAGACAAGACAATAAAAGCATGGGCTTTTACTGAAGAGGGTAACTTGGACGTGATTTACACACATAATGAGGAACAT GGCGCTATTGCTCTTTGTGGGATGCCTGATGCAGAAGCAAAACCAATTTTGCTTTGCTCTTGCAGTGACAATACTGTTTACCTGTACGAACTGCCAAC ATTCATTGAGAGGGGCAGGATTTTTTCGAAAAGCGAAGTGAGAACAATTCAGACGGGTCCTGGAGGTCTCTTTTTTACTGGTGATGGAATTGGAACGCTGGACGTTTGGAAGTTGACAGAATCACATGGAAGAGCTATGGAAATAGCATGA